Proteins encoded by one window of Streptomyces sp. NBC_01477:
- a CDS encoding ATP-binding protein — MTTDLTLLPRVAYRGREVTAPRLRGLLALLAGDLRTGCSTERLVAGLWPDELPERPGKAVQVLVSRARAQLDADVLVSTPDGYRLTLAEDQVDASALLLYAAAGADRARAGDHTGSLAAAEAGLALWEGTPEGAGDSGDPVAALRAERVPVRGTLVRTKALALARLGRHAEAAGPLAEAAAGRPRDEEVLAELLRGEAATAGPSAALTRYEAYRRELRDQLGTDPGAGLKAVQRELLRGEAPAVRHGVPHEPNPLLGRDEDIAAVRRLLRASRAVTVAGPGGLGKTRLAHAVSRGAEQRVVFFVPLAGVTADEDVAAEVAAALGAGEGRPGAMGGHAPADPVSGILRVLGPGPALLVLDNCEQVVGGAAGLVQALVSAAEDLRVLATSRAPLGLTSEAVYALPELGLATSIELFTQRAKAARPGVRLPPEAVAELCRRLDGLPLAVELAAARVRALSVPEIARRLGDRFALLRGGVRGVPERHRTLHAVVEWSWNLLADDARAALRTLSVFPGGFLGDAAEQVLGEDALLLLEQLAGQSLITVADTPAGVRFRMLETVREFSSARRAEAGEDEAAVGRFLAWARDFGVAHHDALFGAEPSAAWERIRAEQDNLVPALRYALARTDGPAIAALTAVLAALWSTDSNFPRLAALAADTGPPLSHYRPAPEYVDVARAAAVLCTAILFMGNGPRAVRHLVTLRRLPPAPPDTLLSATAVALSAVPEMLPPGYGVLRELCDSEHPLVAGVAQCIACYVWEYEHDIDRALASARRMVAELAPVDNPSVQLMVHSRLSDLCLQTGRGEEAYGHLKAALAVLPRLGDGHDYIGVRWGLALACLQRGDPDEAEHWLRLAESDNTPQQESFYRPDLGGHAEIALTRGLTEAGLGLWCDAVERLPDADSLRGGTPWLEPWALEIQSAAVTAHAHAGRPDLVGSLAGLLAQRLRTLLAAPFPSPVDLPVLGTVLHALGMAGLASGDASAVRLIALAERLRVLREFQPTMSADRARRAAEAADAAAYADAVSRYAALERDELREAARALTSGRG; from the coding sequence GTGACCACCGACCTGACCCTGCTGCCGCGTGTCGCGTACCGCGGACGGGAGGTCACCGCGCCCCGGCTGCGCGGTCTGCTCGCGCTGCTCGCGGGCGACTTGCGCACGGGCTGCAGCACCGAGCGGCTGGTGGCGGGGCTGTGGCCCGACGAGTTGCCGGAGCGGCCGGGCAAGGCGGTGCAGGTCCTGGTGTCCAGGGCGCGGGCGCAGCTGGACGCCGACGTCCTGGTGAGCACGCCGGACGGATACCGGCTCACGCTCGCCGAGGACCAGGTCGACGCCTCCGCCCTGCTGCTGTACGCCGCCGCCGGCGCGGACCGGGCCAGAGCCGGGGACCACACGGGCTCGCTGGCCGCGGCCGAGGCCGGGCTCGCGCTGTGGGAGGGCACCCCCGAGGGGGCCGGCGACAGCGGCGACCCCGTGGCCGCGCTCCGCGCCGAGCGCGTCCCCGTCCGCGGCACGCTCGTACGGACGAAGGCGCTCGCCCTCGCCCGACTGGGACGGCACGCGGAGGCGGCCGGGCCGCTCGCCGAGGCCGCCGCGGGGCGTCCGCGCGACGAGGAGGTGCTCGCGGAACTGCTGCGCGGCGAGGCGGCGACGGCGGGCCCGTCCGCCGCGCTGACGCGCTACGAGGCCTACCGCCGTGAGCTGCGCGACCAGCTCGGCACGGACCCGGGCGCCGGGCTCAAGGCCGTACAGCGCGAGCTGCTGCGCGGCGAGGCGCCGGCGGTCAGGCACGGCGTGCCGCACGAGCCGAACCCGCTCCTCGGCCGGGACGAGGACATCGCGGCGGTACGGCGGCTGCTGCGCGCCTCCCGGGCCGTCACCGTCGCCGGACCCGGCGGCCTGGGCAAGACCCGGCTCGCGCACGCCGTCAGCCGCGGGGCCGAGCAGCGCGTGGTGTTCTTCGTGCCGCTCGCCGGCGTCACGGCGGACGAGGACGTGGCCGCGGAGGTGGCCGCCGCGCTCGGCGCGGGCGAGGGCCGGCCCGGCGCCATGGGCGGCCACGCCCCGGCCGACCCGGTCTCCGGCATCCTGCGCGTGCTCGGCCCGGGGCCCGCGCTGCTGGTGCTGGACAACTGCGAACAGGTCGTCGGAGGCGCCGCAGGGCTCGTACAGGCCCTGGTCTCCGCCGCCGAGGACCTGCGGGTGCTCGCCACCAGCCGGGCCCCGCTCGGCCTGACGTCGGAGGCGGTGTACGCGCTTCCGGAGCTGGGACTCGCCACCTCCATCGAGCTGTTCACGCAGCGGGCCAAGGCCGCCAGGCCCGGCGTGCGGCTGCCGCCGGAGGCGGTGGCCGAGCTGTGCCGCCGCCTCGACGGGCTGCCGCTCGCGGTGGAGCTGGCCGCGGCGCGGGTGCGGGCGCTGTCGGTGCCGGAGATCGCCCGCCGCCTCGGCGACCGGTTCGCGCTGCTGCGCGGCGGGGTGCGGGGCGTGCCCGAGCGCCACCGCACGCTGCACGCGGTCGTGGAGTGGAGCTGGAATCTGCTCGCGGACGACGCCCGGGCGGCGCTGCGTACGCTGTCGGTCTTCCCCGGCGGCTTCCTGGGCGACGCGGCCGAGCAGGTACTCGGCGAGGACGCGCTGCTGCTCCTGGAGCAGCTGGCCGGCCAGTCGCTGATCACCGTCGCCGACACCCCGGCCGGGGTGCGCTTCCGGATGCTGGAGACCGTACGGGAGTTCAGCTCGGCCCGGCGCGCGGAGGCGGGCGAGGACGAGGCGGCGGTCGGCCGGTTCCTCGCCTGGGCGCGGGACTTCGGGGTCGCCCACCACGACGCGCTCTTCGGCGCGGAGCCGTCGGCCGCCTGGGAGCGGATCAGGGCCGAGCAGGACAACCTCGTACCGGCCCTGCGGTACGCCCTGGCCCGTACCGACGGCCCCGCCATCGCCGCCCTCACCGCCGTCCTCGCCGCGCTGTGGTCCACCGACTCCAACTTCCCCCGCCTCGCCGCCCTCGCCGCGGACACCGGGCCGCCGCTCTCGCACTACCGCCCGGCGCCCGAGTACGTCGACGTCGCCCGCGCCGCCGCGGTGTTGTGCACGGCGATCCTCTTCATGGGCAACGGCCCGCGCGCCGTACGCCACCTCGTCACCCTGCGGCGGCTGCCGCCGGCCCCGCCGGACACGCTGCTGAGCGCCACCGCGGTCGCGCTCAGCGCGGTCCCCGAGATGCTGCCGCCCGGCTACGGTGTGCTGCGCGAGCTGTGCGACAGCGAGCATCCGCTGGTCGCCGGCGTCGCCCAGTGCATCGCCTGCTACGTCTGGGAGTACGAGCACGACATCGACCGCGCGCTCGCCTCGGCCCGCCGGATGGTCGCCGAACTGGCGCCGGTCGACAACCCGTCCGTGCAGCTCATGGTGCATTCCCGGCTGAGCGACCTGTGCTTGCAGACGGGACGGGGCGAGGAGGCGTACGGGCATCTCAAGGCGGCGCTCGCGGTGCTGCCGCGGCTCGGCGACGGGCACGACTACATCGGCGTCCGCTGGGGCCTCGCCCTGGCCTGCCTCCAGCGCGGCGACCCCGACGAGGCCGAGCACTGGCTGCGGCTGGCGGAGAGCGACAACACCCCGCAGCAGGAGTCCTTCTACCGGCCCGACCTCGGCGGGCACGCCGAGATCGCGCTCACCCGCGGACTGACCGAGGCCGGGCTCGGCCTGTGGTGCGACGCCGTCGAGCGGCTGCCCGACGCCGACTCCCTGCGCGGCGGCACCCCGTGGCTGGAGCCGTGGGCGCTGGAGATCCAGTCGGCGGCGGTGACGGCGCACGCGCACGCCGGCCGTCCCGACCTGGTCGGGTCGCTGGCCGGCCTGCTGGCGCAGCGGCTGCGGACGCTGCTCGCCGCCCCGTTCCCCTCACCCGTGGACCTCCCCGTCCTCGGGACGGTGCTGCACGCCCTCGGCATGGCGGGGCTCGCGTCCGGCGACGCCTCCGCCGTACGGCTGATCGCGCTGGCCGAACGGCTGCGGGTGCTGCGCGAGTTCCAGCCGACCATGTCGGCGGACCGCGCCCGGCGGGCGGCCGAGGCCGCCGACGCGGCGGCGTACGCGGACGCGGTCTCGCGGTACGCCGCCCTGGAGCGGGACGAGTTGCGGGAGGCGGCCCGCGCGCTCACCTCGGGTCGCGGGTGA
- a CDS encoding class I SAM-dependent methyltransferase codes for MDEPLHLREIRTSYDTVAADYARLARPGFEADVLGRSMLGAFAELVRAAGGGAVADAGCGPGHVTAYLRSLGLDAFGVELSPGMVAVARRAYPGVRFDTGTMTALDAADGELGGVVAWYSTVHTPPDELPAVFGEFVRALAPGAPVLLGFHTGDERRRKTEGYGGHPMALDVYRRPPGRVAEQAARAGLVVDATLLRELAGPGGPQACLLLHKA; via the coding sequence ATGGACGAGCCGTTGCACCTGCGGGAGATCCGGACGTCGTACGACACCGTCGCCGCCGACTATGCCCGGCTCGCCCGCCCCGGGTTCGAGGCGGATGTGCTGGGCCGTTCGATGCTGGGCGCGTTCGCCGAACTCGTACGGGCCGCCGGCGGCGGGGCGGTCGCCGACGCGGGGTGCGGTCCCGGCCATGTGACGGCGTATCTGCGCTCGCTCGGACTCGACGCCTTCGGGGTCGAACTGTCGCCTGGAATGGTCGCGGTGGCGCGGCGGGCGTATCCGGGCGTGCGGTTCGACACCGGGACGATGACGGCCCTGGACGCGGCGGACGGCGAACTCGGCGGTGTGGTCGCCTGGTATTCGACCGTCCACACCCCGCCGGACGAACTCCCCGCGGTCTTCGGCGAGTTCGTCCGCGCGCTGGCACCCGGCGCCCCGGTGCTGCTCGGCTTCCACACCGGCGACGAGCGGCGGCGCAAGACGGAGGGGTACGGCGGGCACCCGATGGCCCTGGACGTCTACCGGCGCCCGCCCGGCCGCGTCGCCGAACAGGCCGCGCGCGCCGGGCTGGTGGTGGACGCCACGCTGCTGCGCGAGCTGGCGGGACCTGGCGGCCCGCAGGCCTGCCTGCTGCTGCACAAGGCGTGA
- a CDS encoding geranylgeranyl reductase family protein, translated as MPDTALSERTADVIVVGAGPAGSTTAYYLAKAGLDVLLLEKTAFPREKVCGDGLTPRATKQLVSMGIDISEEAGWLRNKGLRIISGGLRLEMDWPDLAAYPNYGLVRKREDFDDLLAQQAVKAGARLYERCNVGAPITDERTGRITGVQAKLGEEKTPVVFSAPLVVAADGNSTRLSLAMGLHRREDRPMGVAVRTYFTSPRHEDDYLESWLELWDRRGDQPRQLPGYGWIFGLGDGTSNVGLGILNSSAAFRELDWREVLKAWVAGMPEDWGYTPENMTQPIRGAALPMAFNRQPHYTRGLLLVGDAGGLVNPFNGEGIAYAMESGQLAADVIVQAHARATPAQRELALQRYPKVLKDTYGGYYTLGRAFVKLIGNPKVLQLCTERGLTHPMLMRFALKLLANLTDPTGGDAMDRVINGLTKITPRA; from the coding sequence GTGCCCGACACCGCCCTGTCCGAGCGCACCGCCGACGTGATCGTCGTCGGCGCCGGCCCCGCCGGTTCGACGACCGCGTACTACCTGGCGAAGGCGGGGCTCGACGTCCTGCTGCTGGAGAAGACCGCCTTCCCGCGCGAGAAGGTCTGCGGCGACGGGCTGACGCCGCGGGCGACCAAGCAGCTGGTGTCGATGGGCATCGACATCTCGGAAGAGGCGGGCTGGCTCCGCAACAAGGGCCTGCGCATCATCAGCGGCGGCCTGCGGCTGGAGATGGACTGGCCGGACCTGGCCGCGTACCCGAACTACGGCCTGGTCCGCAAGCGTGAGGACTTCGACGACCTGCTCGCCCAGCAGGCGGTCAAGGCCGGTGCGCGGCTGTACGAGCGGTGCAACGTCGGCGCCCCGATCACCGACGAGCGCACCGGCCGTATCACCGGTGTGCAGGCCAAGCTCGGCGAGGAGAAGACCCCGGTGGTCTTCAGCGCCCCGCTGGTCGTCGCCGCCGACGGCAACTCCACCCGGCTGTCGCTCGCGATGGGCCTGCACCGGCGCGAGGACCGTCCGATGGGCGTCGCGGTGCGGACGTACTTCACCTCGCCGCGGCACGAGGACGACTACCTGGAGTCCTGGCTGGAGCTGTGGGACCGGCGCGGCGACCAGCCGCGCCAACTGCCCGGCTACGGCTGGATCTTCGGCCTCGGCGACGGCACCTCCAACGTGGGCCTGGGCATCCTCAACTCCTCCGCCGCCTTCCGCGAGCTGGACTGGCGGGAAGTCCTCAAGGCCTGGGTCGCCGGGATGCCCGAGGACTGGGGCTACACCCCGGAGAACATGACGCAGCCGATCCGCGGCGCCGCCCTTCCGATGGCCTTCAACCGCCAACCGCACTACACCCGCGGCCTGTTGCTGGTCGGCGACGCGGGCGGCCTGGTCAACCCCTTCAACGGCGAGGGCATCGCCTACGCGATGGAATCGGGCCAGCTCGCCGCCGACGTGATCGTCCAGGCGCACGCCCGCGCCACCCCCGCCCAGCGCGAACTCGCCCTCCAGCGCTACCCGAAGGTCCTCAAGGACACCTACGGCGGCTACTACACGCTCGGCCGCGCCTTCGTGAAGCTGATCGGCAACCCCAAGGTGCTCCAGCTGTGCACCGAGCGCGGCCTGACCCACCCGATGCTGATGCGCTTCGCGCTCAAGCTGCTGGCCAACCTCACCGACCCGACCGGCGGCGACGCGATGGACCGCGTGATCAACGGCCTGACGAAGATCACCCCGCGCGCCTGA